GGCGAAGGAGATGGGGTTGACATCACTATATTCCTCCCGTGTCGCAAATATCAATGGCCGAGGCGGTACAATGGCCGGCTGAGTTTCCTCATCCCTCCTGCAATCATGTCCAATGCACCACAATTCGGCCTGAACGGGCCGCAAAGCGAAGCCGTGCTGTACCTCGACGGTCCCGCCCTCGTGCTGGCCGGCGCCGGTTCGGGCAAGACCCGCGTCATCACGCAGAAGATCACCTACATGATCGAGGACCGCGGCTACGATCCGCGCACGATCGCCGCCCTGACGTTCACCAACAAGGCGGCGCTGGAGATGCAGGAACGGGTTGCCAAGCTGCTGAAACAGCCGCGCCAGGCCAAGCAGCTGACGGTGTCCACGTTCCATTCCCTGGGAGTGAAGATCCTGCGCCAGGAAGCCAACCACCTGGGCCTGAAGGACCGCTTCTCCATCATGGACAGCGACGACTGCTACTCGCTGGTGCAGGACCTGGCGATCACGACGGACAAGCAGCTGATCCGCCGCATCCAGAACGACATCTCGCTGTGGAAGAACGGCCTCATCACGCCCGAGCTGGCGCTGCGCAACGCCAAGGACGAGGACGAGGCGCAATCGGCCCGCATCTACGGCAGCTACGTGGCCACCTTGTCGTCCTACCAGGCGGTGGATTTCGACGACCTGATCCGCTTGCCCGTGGAACTGTTCCGCGACAACGAGACGGTGCGCGACAAGTGGCAGCGCCGCCTGCGCTACCTGCTGGTGGACGAGTACCAGGACACCAATACCTGCCAGTACGAGCTGCTGAAGCTGATGGTGACGGGGCTGGGCAAGAAGCCGATGTTTACGGCCGTGGGGGACGACGACCAGGCGATTTACGCGTGGCGCGGCGCCTCGGTGGAGAACCTGGCCAACCTGCAGGTCGATTTCCCCGACCTGAAGCTGATCAAGCTGGAGCAGAACTACCGCTCCACCACGCGCATCCTGCAGGCGGCCAACGCCGTCATTTCGAACAACCCGAAGCTGTTCGAGAAGGCGCTGTGGTCCGAGCACGGCCTGGGCGAGCCCATCAAGGTGCATGCGATGCCCAACGACGAGCAGGAGGCCGACCAGGTCGCCATCATGATCTCGGCCGACCATTTCGAGCGCAAGAACAAGTGGTCCGATTACGCCATCCTGTACCGGGGCAACCACCAGGCCCGCGTGATCGAGCAGGCGCTGCGCAACCAGCGCATCCCGTACACGATTTCGGGGGCCAGAGCTTCTTCGACAAGGCCGAGATCAAGGACATCATCGCCTACCTGCGCCTCCTGGCGAACCAGGATGACGATCCCGCCTTCATCCGCGCCGTGACGACGCCGCGCCGGGGCATCGGCCAGTCCACGCTGGAAGTGCTGGGCGCATTCTCGGGCCAGTGGCAGTGCTCGCTGTTCGAGGCCGTCTTCAAGGGCGGCATCGAAGCCAAGCTGACCGACCGGCAACTGGGTCCGCTGCGCGACTTCTGCAACTTCATCAACGACCTGGAAGCGCGTGCCAGCCGGCCCGGCCCGGCCGGCAGCGGCGACAACGCGGCGCAGGTGCTGGACGACCTGATGGAAGCCATCCACTACGAGCACTACCTGTACGACACGCTGGAAGAGCGCGCCGCACAGAGCCGCTGGCAGAACGTGCTGGATTTCGTGTCGTGGCTGAAGGACCGGGGCCGCGGCGGCAAGGACCGCGAGGGTGAAGAGAAAAACGTATTGGAGTTGACGCAGATGGTGGCGTTGATGTCCATGCTGGAGGGCAAGGACGAGGATCCGGACGCGATCCGCATGTCCACTCTGCACGCGTCGAAGGGCCTGGAGTACCCGCATGTGTTCCTGGTCGGCGTGGAAGAGGGCATCCTGCCGCACAAGGGCGATCCGGACGCGCCCGTCGAGACACTGGCCCAGCGCATCGAGGAAGAGCGTCGCCTGATGTACGTGGGGATCACCCGCGCCAAGCGAACATTGCAGCTGACGTGGTGCAAGAAGAGAAAGCGCGGCGGCGAACACGTGCATTGCGACGTGTCGCGTTTTATCGCGGAGATGCAACTGGACGTGGGTGATGCGCCGCCAAAAGAAACCGAAGTCATCAGTCCGCGCGAGCGCCTGGCGCGTATGAAGGAACTGCTGGCCACCCCAAAACCGAAGGAAATCACGTGACCGACGCGATCGACAACCGCCTTATCGACATCGAAATCAAGCTGGCCCACCAGGAACACCTGGTCGAGTCCCTCAACGAACGCATCTACGAGCAACAGCAGCAGATCGACAAGCTGGAAAACCTGATCGCCGCCATGGCCGAGCGCATCCGCACGCGCGATGCGGCACAGGCGCCCATCAACGAGCGTCCGCCGCATTACTGATCGGTTACCGGCGCGTGCGCAATGGCGGATGGTCGGCCGATTGCCCGTGTCAGGACCTGCACGGACGGCGCTGCCGCAATTGCCGCGCGCCGAGCAGCAGGGCGCCCGCGCCCAACATTGCGAACGACGCCGGCTCCGGCACCGGCGGTGGCGAGATCGTGAAGGTGGTCTGGTCCGTCCAATGCGCCGTATGAGAGTACCCCTCCCCGGTGAAGAGATGGTACGAGGCGCGCTCGATCCGGTCGCCCGAGACGGTGGCGCCCCATATGCGTATCGCTTCGTCGCGGTATAAATATCGCGTGGAAAATTGCAGCCTGCCGGTCAACGCGTAATTGAACGAATCGGCGGTGTATGCGATGCCGCTGCCGTCGCTTGTCCCAACATAGACCCGGCCGTCCAGCACCAGGCTCGCCAGCTCGTTCAGCTCGATCACGTTGTCGGCATCGAGGTCATCTCCACTGAAGCTTCCCGACAATTTGAAGTCGGGATCGAATGTGCCTTCACGTTCGAAACCCTGGTAGGTGAAGGTCCACGTGCCCGCGTGGGCGGCCCCGAAGACAAGCATCAAGCTGGGTAGAAGCAACAATTTTCTCATCGGTATCTCCCTGGTTGTCGAGACATAGGCGGGCCAACGGCAACTGGCCACTGGCTTGCAAGAACGCAGTCAGTCTTATCAGATTGACATTTCAGGATAGCGCAATGGGCCCGGCTTTTCCAGGCCACGAACCGTGCTGGCGCGGAGACAGCGAGGGGCTGCTAGTTCGACAGGCTGGCGCCGCAGGGGCGGAAAAACATTCAGCCGTGCAGCCGCGGCAGATCGCCCGGTATCGGATGACCCGCGGCCCCATGAATTTCCTGGTCGAAACGAGCAGTCACTGCGTCCCCGCTTGAGGCATCCTTTAGCCTGGCTTTTCAATCGCAGGAGGAATGATGCAAACTACTTGGATCGTTACGGCCAACAATGGCCGCGCCCGTATTTTCGCGCAGAAGGACCAGAACAGCGCCTTGCTGGAAGTGGAGGACATGGTCAACCCGACCCAGCGCGGTCGCGTCTCCGACATCGAGACTGACCAGATGGGCCAGCTGGCCGCGTCGAAAAGCATCAAGAGCGTGGGCGCGGCAACCCAGCCCAGCGGCTATGAACCGAACCAGACGCCGCTGGAGCACCAGGCCGAGCTGTTCGTGCGCAGCCTGGCGGACTACCTGCTGCAGGGCTACACGCAGAACCGCTACCAGAACCTGATCCTTGCGGCCGGACCGGAAACGCTGGGCCAATTGCGCAAACTGCTGGACAAGCAGGTCACGAATGCCATCAGCCAGGAACTGAACAAGGACTACACGCATGTCTCGCCGCATGACCTGCTGGCGCAGCTGAAGCAGCACCAGACTTGAGCTGGACGAACGCAACCCTAGGGGACACGCACCTGTATCAGGGCCGTCAAGGTCCTGGGACAGGTGCGTGTCCCCGGTGTTTTTACTCTTTCGGGAATAAATGATGTTCCGTTCGAGCGCTTTTTAGCCGCGCCCGACAAGAATACAGTGAGGCCCTTTCCACAAGGAGCCTCCCATGCAAGCCAACCACCTCCGCGGCACCATTGCCGCAGCCCTGCTGACCCTGTCCGTTGCCGTGCCTGCTTCCGCCGCCCAGGTACTGGTCGTGCTGTCGGACGCAGATCACCTCGACCTGAAGGACGGCAAGCGCTACGACACCGGCTTTTACCTTAACGAACTGCTCGTTCCCGTCAAGATGCTGCTGGATGCCGGCCACCAGGTCACGTTCGCCACGCCACTGGGCCGCGCACCCGCCGTCGACAAGTCGTCGCTGGACGCCCAGTACTTCGGTGGCGACACGGCCGCGCTGGCCGCCTACCGGGCGCTGCTGGAACAGCTGGCGCTGACGTCCGCCGAGCGCTCGCCCGTCGTCAGCCTGGCCCGGGTCGAGCAGCAGGGCTACGGGCGCTATGACGCCGTCTACGTGCCGGGTGGCCACGCCCCGATGCAGGACTTGATCCGCAGCCCCCAACTGGGCCGCCTGCTGGCCGATTTCCATGCACGCGGCAGGACGACGGCCCTGGTCTGCCACGGCCCGGCCGCGCTGCTGTCCACGCTGGACCCCGCCTTTGTCGCCCGCCTGGAAGCGGGCCAGCCGGCGGCGCGGCCGAAGTGGCTCTATGCGGGCTACCGGATGACCGTCATCAGCAATGCGGAGGAAGAGCAGGCCAAGGCGTTGCTGGACGGCGGCGCGATGAAGCTGCTGCCGCAGACCGGCTTGCAGAAGGCGGGCGCCGACTACCGCAGCAATGCGCAACCGTGGACGCCCTACGTCGTGCAGGACCGCGAGCTGATCACGGGCCAGAACCCGGCGTCGGCCGGCGAAGTGGGCAGGCTGCTGCTGCTGCGCCTGACCGACGCCACCAACTGACGAGCCCGTGTCCACCATGGGGTCACACCCCGACATGGACACAGGCTCGGCCATGTCAACGCGGGGACCGCCGCAGCGGGGAGCACCGGTGCCGCCGTGCAAGCACGAGCAGGCCAGCGATCGCCAGGGCGGCCATGGGTGGCTCCGGCACCGGCGGTGGGACGATCCTGAAGGTCGTGTCGACGGTCCAGTACAGCGTGCGCCGGTATTCATTGCCGGAGGGATCGTAATGCGCCGATACCACGCGATCGTTCGCGATGAAATGATTGAAGTGGCGGATCACGTCGAAGTACGACTCCGTCGCATCGAAGGCCAGTGTCCCGGTCATTGCCGGAAAACGTGCCGTCGACGACCGCATCGGCCAGGAATGTTCCACGCTCGCCGTCGAGGAATCCCTGGTAGCGGAACTGCCAGTCGGTGGCGCTCGCGCCGCCGCAACAGGCGATAGTCAGGACGAGGGCACTACCAATGCGCGCGAACATGGTCTTCTCCGTGGCTGGATGGCGAAATGCGGCCGTGCTGGGTGAGCGTTGCCGCAGGTCCAGCTTAGCAGCGTTGTTGGCAATTGCCAGCGGCGGCCGCCGCGCGCGGGAACGGCCGAGCCTGTGTCATGTCGGGGTGTAACCCCAAGGTGGACACGAACTCGTCAGCGTTTGGACAGGTGCCGGGCCAGCCGTTCACCCAGGCACAGCAGGGTGAACGTGGGCGGCAGGCCCCACGGCTCGGGAATCACGGAGGCGTCGCACACGTACAGCCCGGGCGTGGCCGTGTGCAGGTCGGCATCGACCCCGGCACCGATGCGCACCGTGCCGCCCGGGTGGGCGGCGAAATGCCAGCTCTGGAAGACGTGGCGGGCGCCGGCCGCGGCCAGGATGCGGCGGGCGGTCGCCACGCCGTCGCGCAGCTTGTCGCGGTCGGCGACTGTCAGCGGCTTGCCGACCCAGCGCGGGCCGACGGCGCCGCCGATGTCGTCGCGGATCTTGACCATGATGGACAGCGTGCGCGCGTGCGCAGCCAGGCGGTCGATGCGTCCCACCTGCAGCGCGAAGGCCTGGTACATCGGCCGCGGCAGCGTCAGGTCGGCCAGGGCGATGCCTTCGTCCGGCAAGGTCAGCCCGGCGGCCATCGGCACTTCGGCGCCGCCGTCGAGATCGTCCACGCTGCCCATCACCGCGATGACGGGATCGCTGAAGAACGGCACCCGCGCCGGCGCCAGGCCTGATCGGTGCAGCAGGCGCGGGCTGCCGATGCCGCCCGCCGCCAGCACCACCAGCGGCGCGCTGGCCGTGTGCATCGCGCCATCGATACGTACCTTCACGCCGACCGCACGGCCGTCCTCGATGACGACGCGGCGTACGTCGGCTCCGGCCACCAACTGCGCACCGTGCCGGCATGCCTCGTCGACCAGGTCGCGTGCCGTCCACTTGGCGCCGAACGGGCAACCATACATGCAGCGCCAGCAACCGGTGCGGCAGGCTTGAGGCCGGATCATCTTCGTCAGCTTTTGCCAGTCCAGGCCGATGGCCCGTGCGCCGGCCGCGATGCGGGCCGCCATCGGGCCCACCAGGTCGTCCGGCAGCGGCGCCATCGGCAGTTGTGCACGCAGCACGTCCGCATACGGCGCCAGGTCGATGCCGTAGCGTGCGAACAGGGCGGCCGGCGGTGGCGCGGCGGTGGCGAAGTTGATCGTCGAGCTGCCGCCCGCCGTGATGCCGCGCACCAGCAGCGAGGCGTCGCGCTGCAGGAACGCGCCCTTGCCCGGCACGGCCGCCATGCCGGCCATCTGCCCCAGCGT
This is a stretch of genomic DNA from Pseudoduganella chitinolytica. It encodes these proteins:
- a CDS encoding SlyX family protein, giving the protein MTDAIDNRLIDIEIKLAHQEHLVESLNERIYEQQQQIDKLENLIAAMAERIRTRDAAQAPINERPPHY
- a CDS encoding PEP-CTERM sorting domain-containing protein, producing MRKLLLLPSLMLVFGAAHAGTWTFTYQGFEREGTFDPDFKLSGSFSGDDLDADNVIELNELASLVLDGRVYVGTSDGSGIAYTADSFNYALTGRLQFSTRYLYRDEAIRIWGATVSGDRIERASYHLFTGEGYSHTAHWTDQTTFTISPPPVPEPASFAMLGAGALLLGARQLRQRRPCRS
- a CDS encoding host attachment protein; protein product: MQTTWIVTANNGRARIFAQKDQNSALLEVEDMVNPTQRGRVSDIETDQMGQLAASKSIKSVGAATQPSGYEPNQTPLEHQAELFVRSLADYLLQGYTQNRYQNLILAAGPETLGQLRKLLDKQVTNAISQELNKDYTHVSPHDLLAQLKQHQT
- a CDS encoding type 1 glutamine amidotransferase domain-containing protein, which gives rise to MQANHLRGTIAAALLTLSVAVPASAAQVLVVLSDADHLDLKDGKRYDTGFYLNELLVPVKMLLDAGHQVTFATPLGRAPAVDKSSLDAQYFGGDTAALAAYRALLEQLALTSAERSPVVSLARVEQQGYGRYDAVYVPGGHAPMQDLIRSPQLGRLLADFHARGRTTALVCHGPAALLSTLDPAFVARLEAGQPAARPKWLYAGYRMTVISNAEEEQAKALLDGGAMKLLPQTGLQKAGADYRSNAQPWTPYVVQDRELITGQNPASAGEVGRLLLLRLTDATN
- a CDS encoding FAD-dependent oxidoreductase encodes the protein MPAPFRNSHDAIVVGSGPGGASVARTLARQGARVLILEQGSAAPIAGTLGQMAGMAAVPGKGAFLQRDASLLVRGITAGGSSTINFATAAPPPAALFARYGIDLAPYADVLRAQLPMAPLPDDLVGPMAARIAAGARAIGLDWQKLTKMIRPQACRTGCWRCMYGCPFGAKWTARDLVDEACRHGAQLVAGADVRRVVIEDGRAVGVKVRIDGAMHTASAPLVVLAAGGIGSPRLLHRSGLAPARVPFFSDPVIAVMGSVDDLDGGAEVPMAAGLTLPDEGIALADLTLPRPMYQAFALQVGRIDRLAAHARTLSIMVKIRDDIGGAVGPRWVGKPLTVADRDKLRDGVATARRILAAAGARHVFQSWHFAAHPGGTVRIGAGVDADLHTATPGLYVCDASVIPEPWGLPPTFTLLCLGERLARHLSKR